One genomic window of Nakamurella panacisegetis includes the following:
- the rpmH gene encoding 50S ribosomal protein L34: MSKRTFQPNNRRRAKVHGFRLRMRTRAGRAILSARRGKGRDKISA; the protein is encoded by the coding sequence TTGAGCAAGCGCACCTTTCAGCCGAACAACCGTCGTCGGGCCAAGGTCCACGGCTTCCGCCTCCGGATGCGTACCCGCGCCGGCCGCGCGATCCTGTCGGCTCGTCGCGGCAAGGGCCGCGACAAGATCTCGGCCTGA
- the dnaA gene encoding chromosomal replication initiator protein DnaA, producing MADDPRDPPTDLKNVWQQVVSDLSSSLTSHQRAWLSITDLVGLIGTTALIAAPSGFARDTIERTLRDPITAALSDRMQLPITLAVTVSEAAATTTLDGVDPIATAASGSAIGRVGTGMDENGGLNGSGPNGGASNPARDESDDDYVDEEADALAAVKEIWPTYAVRRDTVPASSAQTRLNEKYHFETFVIGSSNRFSHAAAVAVAEAPAVAYNPLFIWGDSGLGKTHLLHGIGHYAQRLFPGIRVRYVSSEEFTNDFINSLRDDRKVAFQRRYRDVDVLLVDDIQFLEGKEGTQEEFFHTFNTLYNANKQIVISSDRAPKRLETLEDRLRTRFEWGLTTDIQPPELETRIAILRKKASLDGLNAPDDVMEFIASRIERNIRELEGALIRVTAFASLNRQPVDLSLAQIVLRDLIRDSVSNDIDAATIMAVTAEYFNVTLDELCGQSKTRAIASARQIAMYLCRELTDLTLPKIGSTFGGRDHTTVMHAAKKIRNEIAERRQTYDHVQELSARIRDRSRR from the coding sequence GTGGCAGACGATCCCCGTGACCCTCCAACTGACCTGAAAAACGTCTGGCAGCAAGTCGTTTCGGATCTGTCCTCGTCACTGACATCGCACCAGCGAGCCTGGCTGTCCATCACCGACCTGGTCGGGTTGATCGGGACAACGGCCCTGATCGCGGCCCCTTCGGGCTTCGCCCGCGACACCATCGAACGGACCCTGCGCGACCCGATCACGGCCGCGCTCTCCGACCGGATGCAGCTCCCGATCACCCTGGCCGTGACCGTCAGCGAGGCAGCCGCGACGACCACCCTCGACGGGGTCGACCCGATCGCCACCGCGGCGTCCGGATCAGCCATCGGACGGGTCGGCACCGGGATGGACGAGAACGGCGGTCTGAACGGCTCCGGCCCCAACGGCGGCGCATCCAACCCGGCCCGGGACGAGTCCGACGACGACTACGTCGACGAGGAAGCCGATGCGCTGGCCGCCGTCAAGGAGATCTGGCCGACCTACGCGGTACGTCGGGACACCGTTCCGGCCAGTTCGGCCCAGACCCGCCTGAACGAGAAGTACCACTTCGAGACGTTCGTCATCGGCTCGTCCAACCGCTTCTCGCACGCGGCCGCCGTTGCCGTGGCCGAAGCACCGGCGGTCGCCTACAACCCGCTCTTCATCTGGGGTGACTCCGGGCTCGGCAAGACCCACCTGTTGCACGGGATCGGCCACTACGCGCAACGCCTGTTCCCTGGCATCCGGGTGCGCTACGTGTCCAGCGAAGAGTTCACCAACGACTTCATCAACTCGCTGCGTGACGATCGCAAGGTCGCCTTCCAACGGCGCTACCGCGACGTCGACGTGTTGCTGGTCGACGACATCCAGTTCCTTGAGGGCAAGGAGGGGACGCAGGAGGAGTTCTTCCACACCTTCAACACCCTCTACAACGCCAACAAGCAGATCGTCATCTCCTCGGACCGGGCTCCGAAGCGTCTGGAGACGTTGGAAGACCGGTTGCGGACCCGGTTCGAATGGGGTCTGACCACCGATATCCAGCCGCCCGAGCTGGAGACCCGCATCGCCATCCTGCGGAAGAAGGCGTCGCTGGACGGACTGAACGCGCCCGATGACGTCATGGAGTTCATCGCGAGCCGGATCGAGCGGAACATCCGCGAGCTCGAGGGGGCGCTGATCCGGGTGACCGCCTTCGCGTCGCTCAACCGGCAGCCGGTCGACCTGTCCCTGGCCCAGATCGTGCTCCGCGACCTGATCCGCGACTCGGTCTCGAACGACATCGACGCGGCCACGATCATGGCGGTGACGGCCGAGTACTTCAACGTCACGTTGGACGAGTTGTGCGGCCAGTCCAAGACCCGGGCCATCGCGTCGGCCCGGCAGATCGCCATGTACCTGTGCCGGGAGCTGACCGACCTGACGCTGCCGAAGATCGGCAGTACGTTCGGTGGCCGCGACCACACGACCGTCATGCACGCGGCCAAGAAGATCCGGAACGAGATCGCCGAGCGGCGGCAGACCTACGACCACGTGCAGGAACTGTCGGCCCGCATCCGCGATCGGTCGCGTCGCTAG
- the dnaN gene encoding DNA polymerase III subunit beta: MKFRVAREDLADAVAWVAKSLPSRPPVPVLGGILLEINGSTLVVAGFDYEVSTRAEVSVDAESGGRVLVSGRLLAEITRALPSSKPVDIAAEGSRVTITGGSARFTLPTMPVEDYPPLPEMPAASGKVDASAFAAAVTQTAVAAGRDDTLPMLTGVRVEIEGEKLTLAATDRFRLAVRELTWTPDAPDMSTAVLVPARTLADAAKSLGGANEVIVGLGDGLLGLQAGGRRTTVRLLDVEFVKYRSLLPSEHTTTVDVPVSELGEAIKRVALVTDRGHHLRMQVTDGVLTLTAGGDDEGRAEEALPVEADGAELLIAFNPSYLLDGLGVLHADTVRLAFTTPSRPALLLPLVTKDDQTTVDAAYRYLVMPARLPG; the protein is encoded by the coding sequence ATGAAGTTCCGCGTCGCCCGCGAAGACCTCGCTGACGCAGTTGCCTGGGTCGCCAAGTCGCTGCCCAGCCGCCCGCCGGTGCCCGTACTCGGTGGCATCCTGCTCGAGATCAACGGTTCGACTCTGGTCGTGGCCGGCTTCGACTACGAGGTCTCGACCCGGGCCGAGGTCTCGGTCGACGCAGAGTCCGGCGGCCGCGTTCTGGTGTCCGGTCGGCTCCTGGCCGAGATCACCCGTGCCCTGCCATCGTCCAAGCCGGTCGACATCGCGGCCGAGGGGTCTCGGGTCACCATCACCGGCGGGTCGGCCCGATTCACGCTGCCGACCATGCCCGTCGAGGACTACCCGCCGCTTCCGGAAATGCCGGCCGCATCCGGCAAGGTCGACGCCTCGGCGTTCGCTGCGGCCGTCACCCAGACCGCGGTCGCCGCGGGCCGTGACGACACCCTGCCCATGCTGACCGGCGTGCGCGTCGAGATCGAGGGCGAGAAGCTCACGCTCGCCGCCACCGACCGGTTCCGCCTGGCCGTCCGGGAACTGACCTGGACCCCGGACGCCCCGGACATGTCGACCGCCGTGCTGGTCCCGGCCCGGACCCTGGCCGACGCGGCCAAGAGCCTGGGCGGGGCGAACGAAGTCATCGTCGGCCTCGGCGACGGATTGCTCGGTCTGCAGGCCGGCGGCCGCCGCACCACCGTCCGGCTGCTCGACGTGGAGTTCGTGAAGTACCGCTCGCTGTTGCCGAGTGAGCACACCACCACCGTCGACGTGCCGGTCAGCGAGCTCGGCGAGGCCATCAAGCGGGTGGCCCTGGTCACCGACCGCGGACATCACCTGCGGATGCAGGTCACCGACGGTGTGCTGACGCTGACGGCCGGCGGTGACGACGAAGGTCGGGCCGAAGAGGCGCTCCCGGTCGAGGCCGACGGCGCCGAACTGCTGATCGCCTTCAACCCGTCCTACCTGCTCGACGGCCTCGGCGTGCTGCACGCGGACACCGTCCGACTGGCGTTCACCACGCCGTCCCGGCCGGCGCTGCTGTTGCCGCTGGTCACCAAGGACGACCAGACCACGGTCGACGCGGCCTACCGCTACCTCGTCATGCCGGCCCGCCTCCCCGGCTGA
- the recF gene encoding DNA replication/repair protein RecF (All proteins in this family for which functions are known are DNA-binding proteins that assist the filamentation of RecA onto DNA for the initiation of recombination or recombinational repair.) — translation MYVRHLSLVDFRSWPAAEWPLGPGANVLIGRNGAGKTNLVEALGYLATLSSHRVAGDQPLIARGAERGIVRAAVVSDGRELLLEIEITAGKANRARINRAPVTRSRDILGVLRTVLFAPEDLALVRGDPSERRKFLDDVLIMRTPRLAGVKSDYDRVLKQRSALLKSAGPRRRSPAADLSTLDVWDQHLASAGAALLLARLELVTEITPHVVAAYADLAPSSDAIDLAYRSSLGDALPGVGRTAADLEAALLAEMVRIRPQELERGVCLVGPHRDDLELRLGEGPAKGYASHGESWSFALALKLGSFSLLRSDGVDPVLVLDDVFAELDTSRRDRLAELVADADQVLITAAVPGDVPARLAGNRHLVADGRIEAVT, via the coding sequence ATGTACGTGCGACACCTGTCGCTCGTCGACTTCCGGTCCTGGCCGGCGGCCGAGTGGCCGCTCGGCCCCGGCGCCAACGTCCTGATCGGCCGCAACGGGGCCGGCAAGACCAATCTGGTCGAGGCGTTGGGCTATCTGGCGACGCTGTCGTCGCACCGGGTGGCCGGCGATCAGCCGTTGATCGCCCGCGGTGCCGAGCGTGGCATCGTCCGGGCGGCGGTGGTTTCCGACGGTCGCGAGCTGCTGCTGGAGATCGAGATCACGGCGGGGAAGGCGAACCGGGCCCGGATCAATCGGGCGCCGGTCACCCGCTCCCGCGACATCCTCGGCGTGCTCCGCACCGTGCTGTTCGCCCCGGAGGACCTGGCCCTGGTCCGCGGTGACCCGTCCGAACGGCGCAAGTTCCTCGACGACGTGCTGATCATGCGCACCCCCCGCCTGGCCGGCGTGAAGTCGGACTACGACCGGGTCCTGAAGCAGCGGAGTGCCTTGCTGAAGTCGGCGGGACCCCGCCGCCGCTCGCCCGCCGCCGATCTGTCCACCCTCGACGTCTGGGACCAGCACCTCGCCTCCGCCGGGGCGGCGCTGCTGCTGGCCCGGCTCGAGCTGGTCACCGAGATCACCCCGCACGTGGTCGCGGCCTATGCGGACCTCGCACCGTCGTCGGACGCCATCGACCTGGCCTACCGCTCCTCTCTCGGCGACGCCCTGCCCGGAGTGGGACGAACCGCGGCCGACCTGGAGGCCGCACTGCTCGCCGAGATGGTGCGGATCCGACCGCAGGAGCTGGAGCGAGGCGTCTGTCTGGTCGGGCCCCATCGGGACGACCTCGAACTCCGGCTCGGTGAGGGCCCGGCCAAGGGGTATGCGTCTCACGGTGAATCCTGGTCGTTCGCCCTCGCCCTCAAGCTGGGCAGCTTCTCCCTGCTCCGTTCCGACGGGGTGGATCCGGTGCTGGTACTGGACGACGTTTTCGCCGAACTGGACACGTCGAGGCGTGACCGGTTGGCCGAACTCGTGGCCGACGCCGACCAGGTGCTGATCACCGCGGCGGTCCCCGGCGACGTACCGGCCAGGTTGGCGGGCAACCGTCATCTGGTCGCCGATGGCCGGATCGAAGCCGTCACATGA
- a CDS encoding DciA family protein has translation MSTPNDDDQRPGPAKRGPDLARDALNAARAQSAARKKTAAQNPQANPKGRRAGSAASLQRRRWSGSGPDARDPAPLGATMKRWLGDVGAGADLTKATVLGRWAEIVGPDIADHCEPVSLVDGELVLRAESTTWATVLRGMAPQIVARINKEVGHGSVLRVRAQGPSSPSWRFGPRHVSGRGPRDTYG, from the coding sequence ATGAGCACCCCGAATGACGACGACCAGCGGCCCGGTCCGGCGAAGCGGGGTCCTGACCTGGCCCGAGACGCCCTGAACGCGGCGCGTGCGCAGTCTGCCGCGCGCAAGAAGACGGCGGCCCAGAATCCACAGGCCAACCCCAAGGGCCGCCGCGCGGGTTCGGCGGCGTCACTCCAACGGCGGCGATGGTCGGGATCGGGACCGGACGCCCGGGACCCGGCGCCCCTGGGCGCGACGATGAAACGGTGGCTGGGTGACGTCGGGGCCGGTGCTGATCTGACCAAGGCCACCGTCCTGGGCCGCTGGGCCGAGATCGTCGGACCGGACATCGCCGACCACTGCGAGCCGGTGTCGCTGGTCGACGGTGAACTGGTGCTCAGGGCCGAATCGACCACCTGGGCCACGGTTCTCCGGGGTATGGCCCCACAGATCGTGGCCCGGATCAACAAGGAGGTCGGACACGGGTCGGTGCTGCGGGTCCGCGCCCAGGGCCCGTCCAGCCCGTCCTGGCGGTTCGGCCCGCGCCACGTGTCCGGCCGGGGGCCGCGCGACACCTACGGCTGA
- the gyrB gene encoding DNA topoisomerase (ATP-hydrolyzing) subunit B — protein MAEKSKYGANSITVLEGLEAVRKRPGMYIGDTGPTGLHHLVWEVVDNSVDEAMAGFADTVKVTLRADGGVEVVDNGRGIPVEMHPQQKKPTVEVVMTILHAGGKFDSESYAVSGGLHGVGISVVNALSTKLEVEIHTGGSSYEQTYTRSKPGPLTTTGKSNRTGTTIVFWPDDTIFETVEFSFDTITRRLQQMAFLNKGLTIILRDERIRSADAAAEVPIEKTFHYPGGLVDYVRHLNATKDPVHSSVIGFESKAETMEVEVAMQWNSSYNESVHSFANTINTINGGTHEEGFRASLTTVVNKYATEKKLLKEKDDKLSGEDVREGLAAIISIRLREPQFEGQTKGKLGNTEAKSFVQKACNEHLTDWFERNPAEAKIIISKAISSSQARSAARRARDLVRRKGALEIGGLPGKLKDCRSTDPAKSELYIVEGDSAGGSAGAGRDSMTQAILPIRGKIINVEKARIDRVLKNTEVQSMITALGTGIHDEFDVSKLRYHKLILMADADVDGQHIRTLLLTLLFRFMRPLVEEGYVYLACPPLYKLKWSKGGHEFAYSDRERDGLIKVGTEAGRRLPRDDGIQRYKGLGEMDAKELWETTMDPAHRLLMRVTLDDAATADELFSILMGEDVEARRSFITRNARDVRFLDF, from the coding sequence GTGGCCGAGAAGAGCAAGTACGGCGCCAATTCCATCACCGTCCTGGAGGGCCTCGAAGCCGTCCGTAAGCGTCCCGGCATGTACATCGGCGACACCGGCCCCACCGGCCTGCATCACCTGGTCTGGGAAGTCGTGGACAACTCGGTCGACGAGGCAATGGCCGGTTTCGCCGACACCGTCAAGGTGACGCTGCGGGCCGACGGCGGCGTCGAGGTGGTCGACAACGGCCGTGGCATCCCGGTCGAGATGCACCCCCAGCAGAAGAAGCCAACGGTCGAGGTCGTCATGACGATCCTGCACGCCGGCGGCAAGTTCGACTCCGAGTCCTACGCCGTCTCCGGTGGCCTGCACGGCGTCGGCATCTCCGTCGTCAATGCCCTGTCGACCAAGCTCGAGGTGGAGATCCACACCGGCGGCTCGTCGTACGAGCAGACCTACACCAGGTCCAAGCCCGGTCCCCTGACCACCACCGGAAAGTCGAACCGCACCGGCACCACCATCGTCTTCTGGCCGGACGACACCATCTTCGAGACCGTCGAGTTCTCGTTCGACACCATCACCCGGCGCCTGCAGCAGATGGCCTTCCTCAACAAGGGCCTGACCATCATCCTGCGCGACGAGCGGATCCGGTCCGCCGACGCTGCGGCCGAGGTCCCGATCGAGAAGACTTTCCACTACCCCGGCGGCCTGGTCGACTACGTCCGTCACCTGAACGCCACCAAGGACCCGGTCCACTCAAGCGTCATCGGCTTCGAGTCCAAGGCCGAGACGATGGAGGTGGAGGTCGCGATGCAGTGGAACTCCTCCTACAACGAGTCGGTGCACTCGTTCGCGAACACCATCAACACGATCAACGGCGGTACCCACGAGGAAGGCTTCCGGGCCTCGCTGACGACGGTGGTCAACAAGTACGCGACCGAGAAGAAGCTGCTCAAGGAGAAGGACGACAAGCTCTCCGGCGAGGATGTCCGCGAGGGTCTGGCCGCGATCATCTCGATCCGCCTGCGCGAGCCGCAGTTCGAGGGGCAGACCAAGGGCAAGCTCGGCAACACCGAGGCCAAGTCGTTCGTGCAGAAGGCCTGCAACGAGCACCTGACCGACTGGTTCGAGCGGAACCCGGCCGAGGCGAAGATCATCATCTCCAAGGCGATCTCCTCCTCGCAGGCCCGCAGTGCCGCCCGTCGGGCCCGTGACCTGGTCCGACGCAAGGGCGCGCTGGAGATCGGCGGTCTGCCGGGCAAGCTGAAGGACTGTCGCTCGACCGATCCGGCGAAGTCCGAGCTGTACATCGTGGAGGGCGACTCCGCCGGCGGCAGCGCCGGCGCCGGACGCGACTCGATGACGCAGGCGATCCTTCCGATCCGCGGCAAGATCATCAACGTGGAGAAGGCCCGCATCGACCGGGTGCTCAAGAACACCGAGGTCCAGTCGATGATCACGGCGCTCGGCACCGGCATCCACGACGAGTTCGACGTGTCCAAGCTCCGCTACCACAAGCTGATCCTGATGGCCGACGCCGACGTCGACGGCCAGCACATCCGCACCCTGCTGCTGACCCTGCTGTTCCGGTTCATGCGGCCGCTGGTCGAGGAGGGCTACGTCTACCTGGCCTGCCCGCCGCTGTACAAGCTGAAGTGGTCCAAGGGCGGCCATGAGTTCGCCTACTCCGACCGGGAACGTGACGGTCTGATCAAGGTCGGCACCGAGGCGGGCCGCCGCCTTCCGCGTGACGACGGCATTCAGCGCTACAAGGGTTTGGGCGAAATGGATGCCAAGGAACTGTGGGAAACCACAATGGATCCGGCGCACCGATTGCTGATGAGGGTAACTCTGGATGATGCCGCCACGGCGGACGAGTTGTTCTCCATCCTGATGGGTGAAGACGTCGAAGCGCGGCGTTCCTTCATCACCCGCAACGCCCGCGACGTTCGTTTCCTGGACTTCTGA
- the gyrA gene encoding DNA gyrase subunit A translates to MQRSFIDYAMSVIVSRALPDVRDGLKPVHRRVLYGMYDSGFRPDRGRVKSSRVVGDVMGNYHPHGDSSIYDTVVRMSQRWSLRYPLVDGQGNFGSPGNDPAAAMRYTECRMSPLAMQMLAGIDENTVDMIPNYDGKTTEPTVLPSRIPNLLVNGSSGIAVGMATNIPPHNLREVASAVIWSLQNPDASAEELAEAAIERVPGPDFPTGALIVGRDGIADAYRTGRGSIRMRAVVDIDEDAKGRTILVAKELPYQVNPDNLVENIAQLHKDGKITGVADIADESSDRIGMRIVITLKRDAVAKVVLANLFKHTSLQTSFGANMLAIVDGVPRTLRLDQMISYYAAHQIEVITRRTQYRLDKAEERAHILRGYVKALDALDEVIALIRRSETVDVAREGLIELLDIDAIQANAILEMQLRRLAALERQRIIDELAEIEVIIADLRDILSNDARKRQIIIDELTEATDKWGDDRRTKIVPYDGDVSIEDLIAVEDVVVTITRTGYAKRTKTDLYRAQKRGGKGVQGAALKQDDIVAHFFVCSTHDWILFFTNKGRVYRAKAYELPEANRTARGQHVANLLAFQPDEKIAQVIQIRNYEVAPYLVLATKGGLVKKSELTAFDSNRTGGIVAINLRDDDELVGAVLCSADDDLLLISAEGQSIRFHATDEALRPMGRATSGVLGMRFNSGDELLSMDVARPGMYVLVSTARGYAKRTEMDEYPVQGRGGKGVLTIQYDRRRGKLVGALIVDLDAEVYAITSGGGVIRTTAKEVRKAKRQTMGVRLMNLQEKDSLVAIARNADAGDDAVVDGTVDGPVGGATTSGPGASSTDTAVPEVTESGAVDDSANDSETDGGTE, encoded by the coding sequence ATGCAGCGGTCGTTCATCGACTACGCGATGAGCGTCATCGTCTCGCGTGCCCTGCCCGACGTTCGTGACGGCCTGAAGCCGGTGCATCGTCGGGTGCTGTACGGAATGTACGACTCCGGCTTCCGGCCCGACCGCGGCCGGGTCAAGTCCTCCCGCGTCGTCGGCGACGTCATGGGTAACTACCACCCGCACGGTGACAGCTCGATCTACGACACCGTCGTGCGGATGAGCCAGCGCTGGTCGCTGCGCTACCCGTTGGTGGACGGCCAGGGCAACTTCGGCTCCCCGGGCAACGATCCGGCGGCCGCCATGCGGTACACCGAGTGCCGGATGTCGCCGCTGGCCATGCAGATGCTGGCCGGCATCGACGAGAACACCGTCGACATGATCCCGAACTACGACGGGAAGACCACCGAGCCGACGGTCCTGCCCAGCCGTATCCCGAACCTGCTGGTCAACGGCAGCTCTGGTATCGCCGTCGGCATGGCCACCAACATCCCGCCGCACAACCTGCGAGAGGTGGCCTCGGCCGTCATCTGGTCGTTGCAGAACCCGGACGCCAGCGCCGAGGAGCTGGCCGAGGCCGCCATCGAGCGCGTCCCCGGCCCGGACTTCCCCACCGGAGCGCTGATCGTCGGCCGTGACGGGATCGCCGACGCCTACCGCACCGGCCGCGGGTCGATCCGGATGCGGGCCGTCGTCGACATCGACGAGGACGCCAAGGGCCGGACCATCCTGGTCGCCAAGGAACTCCCCTACCAGGTCAACCCGGACAACCTGGTCGAGAACATCGCCCAGCTGCACAAGGACGGCAAGATCACCGGCGTCGCCGACATCGCCGACGAGTCCAGCGACCGCATCGGCATGCGCATCGTCATCACGCTCAAGCGGGACGCGGTGGCCAAGGTGGTGCTGGCCAACCTGTTCAAGCACACCAGCCTGCAGACCTCGTTCGGCGCGAACATGCTGGCCATCGTCGACGGGGTGCCGCGCACCCTGCGGCTCGACCAGATGATCAGCTACTACGCGGCCCACCAGATCGAGGTCATCACCCGCCGGACCCAGTACCGGTTGGACAAGGCCGAGGAACGGGCCCACATCCTGCGCGGCTACGTGAAGGCCTTGGACGCGCTGGACGAGGTGATCGCGCTGATCCGCCGGTCGGAGACGGTCGACGTGGCCCGCGAGGGTCTGATCGAACTGCTCGACATCGACGCCATCCAGGCCAACGCCATCCTGGAGATGCAGTTGCGCCGGCTGGCCGCCCTCGAGCGTCAGCGGATCATCGACGAATTGGCCGAAATCGAGGTCATCATCGCCGACCTCAGGGACATCCTGTCCAACGACGCCCGCAAGCGGCAGATCATCATCGACGAGCTGACCGAGGCCACCGACAAGTGGGGCGACGACCGTCGCACCAAGATCGTCCCCTACGACGGAGACGTGTCGATCGAGGACCTGATCGCCGTCGAGGACGTCGTCGTCACCATCACCCGCACCGGCTACGCGAAGCGCACCAAGACCGACCTGTACCGGGCGCAGAAGCGTGGCGGCAAGGGCGTCCAGGGCGCGGCGCTGAAGCAGGACGACATCGTCGCCCACTTCTTCGTCTGCTCCACCCACGACTGGATCCTGTTCTTCACCAACAAGGGTCGCGTCTACCGGGCCAAGGCTTACGAACTGCCGGAGGCCAACCGGACGGCCCGCGGCCAGCACGTGGCCAACCTGCTCGCGTTCCAGCCGGACGAGAAGATCGCCCAGGTCATCCAGATCCGCAACTACGAGGTCGCGCCGTACCTGGTGCTGGCGACCAAGGGTGGTCTGGTCAAGAAGAGCGAGCTCACCGCGTTCGACTCCAACCGCACAGGCGGCATCGTCGCGATCAACCTGCGCGACGACGACGAGCTGGTCGGGGCCGTGCTCTGCTCGGCCGACGACGACCTGCTGCTGATCAGCGCCGAGGGTCAGTCCATCCGCTTCCACGCCACCGACGAGGCGCTGCGGCCGATGGGCCGGGCCACCTCCGGGGTGCTCGGTATGCGGTTCAACTCCGGTGACGAGCTGCTGTCCATGGACGTGGCCCGCCCGGGCATGTATGTCCTCGTCTCGACCGCGCGCGGTTACGCCAAGCGCACGGAGATGGACGAGTACCCGGTCCAGGGTCGCGGCGGCAAGGGCGTCCTGACCATCCAGTACGACCGTCGTCGCGGAAAGCTGGTCGGCGCGTTGATCGTCGATCTGGACGCCGAGGTCTACGCCATCACCTCCGGTGGCGGTGTGATCCGGACCACGGCCAAGGAGGTCCGCAAGGCGAAGCGCCAGACCATGGGTGTCCGTTTGATGAACCTCCAGGAGAAGGACAGCCTGGTGGCCATTGCGCGGAACGCCGATGCCGGAGACGATGCGGTGGTCGATGGAACTGTTGACGGACCAGTTGGGGGCGCAACCACCAGCGGTCCCGGCGCGTCTTCTACCGATACGGCTGTGCCTGAGGTAACGGAATCGGGTGCGGTGGACGACTCGGCTAACGATTCAGAGACTGACGGAGGTACGGAGTGA
- a CDS encoding DUF3566 domain-containing protein, with translation MTTPRATPAGVPGTAQASASTVAPARPAGAIPAGPVGTNGSATPSPSASSDRGTSATAAPRKTKGTRRPPRLASLQLKRVDPWTVLKISLIVAIVMFFVWMIAVGVLYLSLGSMDVWTRINTTYKTLVTPDSGTGTTGDLITPSGVFLVTAVIGAINIVLFTALSTIAAFVYNAAAGMSGGVEITLGERD, from the coding sequence GTGACGACTCCGCGAGCGACACCCGCCGGCGTGCCCGGCACGGCCCAGGCTTCGGCGAGCACGGTAGCGCCCGCCCGGCCGGCGGGTGCGATTCCGGCCGGTCCGGTCGGCACCAACGGCTCTGCAACGCCGTCGCCGTCGGCCTCGTCGGACCGCGGAACCTCGGCCACCGCCGCCCCGCGCAAGACCAAGGGCACACGGCGGCCGCCTCGACTGGCATCGTTGCAGCTCAAGCGGGTCGACCCGTGGACGGTGCTGAAGATCAGCCTGATCGTCGCGATCGTGATGTTCTTCGTCTGGATGATCGCCGTCGGCGTGCTCTACCTGTCCCTGGGCTCGATGGACGTGTGGACCAGGATCAACACCACTTACAAGACGCTGGTCACGCCGGACAGCGGCACCGGCACCACCGGCGACCTGATCACCCCGTCCGGGGTGTTCCTGGTGACGGCGGTCATCGGCGCCATCAACATCGTGCTGTTCACGGCCCTGTCCACCATCGCGGCGTTCGTCTACAACGCCGCGGCCGGCATGTCCGGCGGCGTGGAAATCACGCTGGGGGAGCGGGACTAA